The Porites lutea chromosome 9, jaPorLute2.1, whole genome shotgun sequence sequence CCCATTACCTGACGCCTCACTCTGTGTTTAGCCATGTTCTTCTGAGTACCTGACATGACATGCCATCCcaccacaggaacaccaagtAGACTACTTATGCTTCCATCCTGAGCATTGGTTTCTAGTTTAGAGAATGCTACTTCATCAAGTTTGATAGCACCACAGCCTATGTGCCATGTAAGCAAGCTTCTGGAGCCCTTGGAAAACCTGCCATCTCCTGCACCAGCTGCCATCACTACAGGATTATCAAGCTGCCCAATGAGTGGATGAGTAGCTTGACCAGAAAATAAGCTAACTTTACTTGAATGCACGTTTAGGTGGTCTGCCATCTTTAGTAACAACACCATCCGTTCATGTCCATTCATATTGTGCACATCGACATTCAAAATTATAGTGCCATGGATTACTTGGCTGCCAGGAACACAAGGCAAACTTTGAACAGTCTTGATGTTGCTGCCTGAAGTGTCAGTGCTGGGGTAAACAGACATCACCAATTCTTCACTGACAGGTGCAACTTTGATGAAGAAGGATCTTGACCCACAAACACGACCTCTGACCTCATCTCCATCCCTTGACAATGCTACCACCAGAATGTTGTATGTTCCTTCATCCTTCTCTGATGGAACGCCATATAGCTGTCTCTTGTAACTGTTGTAGGCTAGCCAGTGTGAAAGAAACCTGTCTGCAGTTTCTGATACCTGTCATgaacaaaaagtaaattaaatccacatcattttgtttctttacctTTCTAACAGTTACAGAGAATTTGTCAACAACAGGGACATGTGAAGAGgcggggaggagggaggagggtaAGGGACGCCTTTAAGGTTGGAGGCCACAGTAATACACTACCAAGCATGGAGGGTAAAAGCATACATGGCACTATTCACATTTTCACACCAAGTCTTGAACATGAGTATCAACATTGTCCTAATAAACGTTCACTCTAAAActggggcaaaaaaaaaaaccttgtaacCTAGAATGTAACCTCCCAAAAGTTGCCTCTAACAGTGTATTAAGTATAAAGTAAGATACGTTAAACCCAACTTTCCTGAAAAGCTTATTTCAAACCCcaaataaaatgttatgtcTCAGTCACTAACTTGCTGGCCATCTCCTGGTTCATTTTACATTGCCCCCTGGGATGAGCTGAACAGTCGAGGTCAAGTCACAGAAGACACGTTTCAAACCAGATTCAGTTGGAACAGATCCCAAGCCCCAAAATGATGTTTTCAACTTACTGTATCTTTACTTACCACAAAGCTTTCTACCTCACAGTCAAATACTTCCTCTGAAATGTTGTAAACAAAGGATGAACCAACATATACCATTGTGTTTGGTAGCTGCAGACTTTTCACCGAAGGGGTAGGTTGTAAGTTGTCTTGACATGATGCCAGAGGCAATGAAAAAAGTCCTCCAAACAAGACCATGGAAAGCAATCCCCCTAGAGATGATAGCCTTGGATTTTTTCTCACAGAAAACGTCCTAGctaaaatttgtatacttcgcTGAATGTAGTTTGAAAGCAGTAATATCAAAGCCATCCATGGAACTGCATTGAGTAACGTCCATTTAGCAAAAGGTTGTGATAAAGATTTCCTTCTCCATGGTTTACACTTTAAGTTTCTGTTACATGACAAGCATGAGTCCACAAAAGAATGTAAAATCTGCATTAAAGCAGAACATCTTTGATGTCCCTGATGAACTGTAGATTTTCCATATGATTCAAATGTCCTGTTATTCTGCAAACAACACGAACACGGTGGCCATTCTGTGGGTATCATCTCCAGTGATGGGTCTTGTGACAGAATCCAAAACTTTCTTTGTGTCTATTTCCTGGTTCCATAAACTTCATGAGTATTATCAGTAAAGTGGTTATTGCTGGGAGaaggaaaatattattttaaaaaaaaacattattaggTATTTGTGCCAAACTACGATTAACATGACACCACTAAGAGAGATAAGGATACTGTGGCTTTTCTAATTAGTCACTGCAGAAATCCAGCATAAGTACTATCAAAAAATTAGCTTCAGTCTAATTCAAACTTTGAATTAGACTATTAAAAGCTAATATGAAGTCTTTTATGTCTAAAGCTGGTCTACGTTTATATCATTTTATATTTACTTCTGGTCATAACACTGATATAAATGTTAACCAGACCTGTTGtggttaattttctttaagAGTTGTCATACAATATTATATTTTGTTAATAGAAATAAGCATCAACATAAACAGTTGGCCACGATAAATAACGAGGAAAGACACATGTGTACAAAGTTAAGATATCAAGTTTCGTTTCCTTGTGTTCATGGTTACAGATGCAAATAGAAACAACAATGCAACTGAGTTTTAAACAGCTAGTCTTAACGTAACAGcaaaattgattttattttaggaaacttttgaaaatttaaaacagcCAATACCTCTCGATGTATCTGTATTAAGGACTAACGAAACGCAAAAGCAGTATACACGCAATCTTATCATTTACCAAACACTTGAGAAACAAACATTGAGATTTTCACTGTAAAATCAATAGCATCGCAGTACTACAAAATGTATGACTTTATATCAATGGGGGAGTTTCACTTTTTCCAATATCCTATCAAATGCTGTACCAggttaatttttaacatttaaagCTTAGAATTGATAACAGGAGTTAAAATATTGGTGCAGCTGCCCGATCGAATGTTGGAAAGCAACGTTGTTCTAACGGATGAAATGACGTTCGATTTaagctgttttgcaaaattatcAAAAGCGTCAGCCTACCTCTAGCTTCGGTGACCAAGGCTATGATTTCCACCACATTTGGTTGAAATCTTCCACGTTCGCACTCGGGAATAGCACCCGATAATACGATATTTATCTCACGCACGACCAACCGTTTTCTCCTTTGGAATCAATAATCAAACAGCGTCGTTCGGTTACCGAGGACCCGAGACATTTTCGAAAGCCGCGTCATATTCCAAATTTGGAACAGATGACAATCGAGATGGCCCTGGGACGAGTTGAATTGAAGCGGAAATCGCAGGAAACCGCAGCCTAGGGCAAAATTTTCCTTCCAcgccttcttcttcttcttcttcttcttcttcttttcgaTGAGATTGGCAAGCGcgtgagcgaagcgagcgcaTGAGACTGATCGTGTAGCGCGAGAAAAATGTATATTTCCACCTTTttctacccccctccccctccgccaaaacaggggcggatccaggattttttttaggagggggtgcactcgtctcttgctctacttcaacaccaataaaccacatagttccttttttttttttttgcagaataccagttgtattagaaaaccgcaggtcatctcagggaggggtgcgcaccccctgcaccctccccctagatccgcccctgcaaaaaaggaaaacctgTTTGAATGGAAAGGTCCACGCAACGCGTAGATAtaactgactggttcctcttgccggatctctaattaaagagatgctgtagccagacgtcacttaaagtgtaaaataaaacaaaactgaatgcaggactggcctataataaatcagccccACCCCTTGCACTAGCGGTTAATAATCACCCGCGGGTTGGGTCCGGTTAGGCGGAAATACTAGTACGTACTTCTCGAGCTCCTTAGCAAATGGACTAACTTTCTAGCTTTGTGTAGTTAAAAGTTTCATCAATccatatttatatattttttgagaggctgaatagaaaattgaaaaattccCATCCGAATGGCTGGCAATGGCCAGGACGGTGTGTGACGGGgaggtagggggggggggggggggagtttgaATGGATACTCTTGGAATTGGCTGTTTAGTGAAGGAGCCATAAACGggataacctgagatcaggtcAATTTCAGCAGTTTTCAGACATCCAAGAGAAATGACAATAGAGGCTGACTCGAGTTATAAATGCAGGAATTCAATTATTTACTTGAGAACCCCTCCCTCCACAGGGTTATTTGGTATTTTGTAGGATTAGAAATTAGGCATCAATGATTTATTGACCAGACTGATATGAAACGCAAACTTAATAAAGTCACTACCGTGGAAACGATTTGGGTGATGGGGTACCTTTGAGCTCAGGTGGCACATACCCAACTGTGGTAAagaaattaactccaaaaaccATGGATGAAGACCATGCTGGTTGTCAATgctggatctctagaaaagagatctaatcagctaaaatattaagaaccaaAACATGAGAAActgtccaaagactactgcaaagctgatcataaTGACATTtgctttttcataacaatattttggCTGGCCATACAAGCTGCCTTTTTCAGGTTTACAGACGTTAATGAACTTATGATAggaattaaaatattaaatagatggagaatgtggcaataaaaattgtttaaaaggagGACATACCCAGGGGTGCAGTGAAAACTTGAGAGTAAAAAATACATATCTCTTTTATTTCAAGTTCTATAAATTAGATAGAAGTTTCTGCTGAATGCCCAAGTTTCTACAATGCACGGTCTATTTTTATCCATAATTTAACAGGTATCATAATTTGTCACCATAAATAAAGTATCTGTTACAAAGTTAACTTTAGAATCTCAGATCCCACAGCAAGCAAATGTCAAAGAAGAGATAagcaaagagaagaaaaaaactcCTTATGCCTCATGTTGTTATATTGATTCGCACATCTCATGATTGACTGAAGTTAAAAGTTAGCCATACTTTGTGAACAGAACACTCAGTTGTAGTTTAACTTTATCTTTGTTTGCCCCCAGATAGAGCAAAATAATATGTTTGGAAACAACACTACTTCTTTGACTatgtacaataaaaataaactttccaagaactataatttattttgaggctttgcTTTTAATACTTCCACAGTTTAGTAGtaatcaagtttttttttcttttttaaccacTTAGTAATTTAACCTAACTGTTTTAGCACCATCAGCTTTGATGTTAATCACTAGCTAGTTCACTTTAATAACTTAACTTGAATAAACCGTTTTACctaaattgtttatttttacgACTTCTTAGAAGATAATTTAATCAACCTAGTAAGAACCATTTGGTtctaaaatgttaaaaagatgGAGATACAAGTAAAACCTGGATGTCCATTACATTGGTTCCTGTCAGACCAGTGACAACATGATCCCGCCCATTCTGAAATGAGGAGTAAAATGTAAAAGAGTCATTATTTCTGAGGAATTCTTTAGGATTCAGCCCTTCATTCATGGCATCCAGCACTTGGAAAGGGCCTGCAACTGCCCCAGCTGCCGGAGTAGGACCATCCTGCCCATCAGTGCCTGCACTAAGTAGAACAAGACCGCCTGGATTTTTACCTAATGGAAACTGATTGAAGTTTTCATTGATATCTATAGCTACTGCAAGTGCCATTTCTTGGCTGCGGCCACCGGTCCCTTTTCCTTTCAATGTCACAGTAGTTTCACCAGCCCCAATGATGCATACTGGTTTCTTGGCGTTCCTTGCAATGATAATCTTGTTGAAGAGATCATCTGTCAAGACATCTTTAGTTACAGGTGAGAGCTCAGGCAGGCTTCCATTCCAGGCAAAGTAAGCAAGATCAGAATACATATGGCCAACATCTCTTGCTTCCCCACTTAATTCTGTTGACACCACAACTGGGGCATACCCGATACTTTCAGCTTTTTTCACTGCTGCATTCACAGCAAACCTGTTGCTCCCCACAAGAACATTCTGGACATGTGGAAAATTTACAGGATCAACTTGGCCCCTTTTTTGTTGATCTTTCTCTGCTTGCTGCAGATACTGTATAACTACATCAGGAATCTTTTTCTCTGCATTCAGCTTTCTGAATATTTCCAGACAGTTTGCTGGTGTGGAATAGTTAGGAACTGTTGGGCCACTGGCTATTATATCTAGAGGATCACCTATCACATCTGACAAGATAAGGGTCACTACCTGTacaacagagagaaaaaaacgtTACTTTTAAATCCTTTTTGTAAGACAGttaactctctctctctcaacAGACACCTCAGTCTATAAAATGGAAACCCCACTAAAAcagatgttacaggtcaaagaTACATTCATATGGGTGTACACACCTTAGCAGGGTATGCTGCCTTGGCAAGCTTTCCTCCTTTAAGGTCAGAGAGATTCTTTCTGACAGTGTTCAGCTCTTGAATAGTGCCACCACTTGAAGCCACTGCTTTAattgtttgtaatttttcttctaGTGTAATCCCTGGGACTGGATATGGAAGCAATGCAGACCCACCCCCTGAAATAAGCACAAGAAGAACATCATCACCCCGAACACTCTCTGCAACTTCCTTTATCCTGCCTGCGGCATATTGAGCCTTCTCATCTGGCAGGTTGTTCCTTGCTCCTTCTATAGCTGTGATAGGACTGTTCTTACTTAGAATTGTACTATCAATCAGTTCTCTGTTCCTAGAGGCCTGCAAATGAACAGACAAATGCACAAATACAGTATGAGGGTACCaatagaacaacaacaaaatgcttGAAATATTTTCTCCCAGGGATAAAATATAATAACCACAAGACTCTGGTTCCTTTTTGAGAATTCTTAAGCATACCTCACACAATTTTGTGCACTTTGGCACTAAATCACTGGTAGAGAGAGATTTACTAACTTGAATTGGGGCTAGGGGAGGGGGCTCCTGCCAGGGATGATTCACCTGTCATGAAAAAAAGTTTGTATCTGTGGCCAGAGGAAGACCTTTTCAGTGAATTGGCCTgggtttttatttatatattacaCCCTTCACCGGATTTATGGATTTATCTTTGATGCCAAAAAACTACTCTCAGCCAATAAGAGCAGGGTAGAATTTCTTGTAGATAAACAACAATGGGAGATGGCAAAGTGTCGAGCAAAGATACTCCaataaaaatgtttcaaaagaatggaaagaaaagttatgtatttttaaacaaaccAGAACTCCTAACCAGACTCTGGACAGATTTACACCATTGGTATGGAATTTTTTTACTGCCAAAATGCAGACATCTCTCTTGAAAAAGGCCCCAACAGTAAGAGGGAGGCAATGAGATGCTGCCTGTATCTACAGGTTACCCAAGCATCTGCACAGGACATGACTTTGCAGAGGCTGTGGGATTCTAACTGACCACTACAGCAAAATACCATAACGTATGCCCTTTGTTTGTCACCTGGAAATTTtaaataagcattgttttcagtttctcctgGGGCAATTTTAAGTccaaagagaaactgaagacaatccTAATGCAGAATTTTGGATTGGggtaacaaacaaagagcattatggtatgttatggtattttctgtactGATCAATACTTCTCCTCATCTCAAAGTTTACAATCTACCATGACCAATACCTTTATCGCATCTGGCAGGCCTAAAGGAATACTGGCCACGCCTTGGCTGATATGATCCCCGAGGATGTCCTCAACTGCCTTGGCCATCCCTAACACAGCTTTACCAAAAGCCACCACAGAGATGTTTTTATCGATGGCATACTCGCGTTCCTCAATGGAAAGGACGCCTTGGTGAAATTTGAGGTTATTTTTCACCATTTCCTGCGGACTTACGGCACTGAGGGCCGCTTTGTAGATCGTGTGCGCGTCCGATCTCAGGTACAGTTGAACTTCTTTATTGAAAGAAGAGTTTCCGAACCATCTTGCCCGCCATAGTGTCGATAATGCTCTCCCTTGAAACTTTATGTTCCTGGTTACAGTGCACAAAGCCATTTATCCAGTTACACGGGGCCAATAAATATATTTAGCAGATGAAGAATTTGCGCGTACGTGCCGTTCTTCTCTCACGCTGAAACTCCGTTTAATTCCCAAGTGGGGTACACTAAGGTGTTTTTTTTGGTTCACGTAGCAGGACCCAGTCCCTTTTCGTAAACAGCGCGCAGTGCACTTTCTGGCGAGTTTTGGAGAGTGCAAGATCTCAACAAACTTGCTTGTACttcagtttgtttatttttacgtTGGATTCCTTCGTAGATCAGTGTATAGAAACAGCCTAAATCACGACATGACTGTTTGTCGTACCTCTCGATTTCTTTGGAATTCCGGAGATCGGTGAGTTTTTGGACGCGCGCAAATTCGAAGTTGGACATCGGAAGATGGCTCAACACACAAGCTATCTCCATATCGGAGATATCGTCTCGCTGTTCGCTGAAGGCACCGTTAATGGATTCATTAGCACACTCGGGTAAAGAAATGAGATTAATTTCAGTTGCATttgtgtttattgttttttttcctcgttCTTTGCAGTTTAATCGGAGTTGTTCTTTTTTCAGTCTCATCGATGATCGATGTGTGGTACAGCCATCGGCTGGTGACCTCAATAACCCACCGAAGAAATTTCGCGGTAAGGAACATTGATCGTCCGTTTATAGGCACGCTTTGAGTATATTTAAATTTTGAGTATGATAGAGTAAGAGACGAGCTGCCGGTTTGCAATCTATTTTTTCATCGTTAAGCGTATCCTTTATTCTTTTTAGACTGCCTGTTCAAGATTTGTCCGTCGAATCGCTACTCGGCGCAGAAACAGTTCTGGAAGGCGGCTAAACCAACTACTAGCGCCACAGATGCAGTTTTGCTGAAAAAACTACATGTAAGCGTGGGATGGTTATAGATATTTCACTCATGTTGTGTTCcgtctttttaaatttctcttttatCTTGGCGAGAGATTAGCGCGACAAGCTTGACACCAGTATGCGACCTCCTCATGAACTTCCTGCAAACTGCACACGAGATCATAGAGCTGAACCACTTGGTTAATGATCTTTTACGCTTTGTAAAAGCTTATAAGATACATTTTTTCTGTTACGAACAAAAAGCTCTATTTAAATAGCAAGGCATAAATTTTGCGTGAAAGTGTATTGAAATTATTATGCCAATTAGACATTTTATACTTTCAATCCTCAGGTGTGAGGGTAattgttcttaatattttttgcCATTCGGGCTCTTTCATATGGTCTTATCGCAGCCAATAGAACTAGTTTGGTATGATGTTTATTTGCAAAGTAGTTCTCTATCAAAGTACATATGAAAAACTACCAGATGTGTACACAAGCGCTGAGAATAGCTCCTGACGGCTGCTTGGTATCAGCAGTTGGCGAATTTAAGGCTTTATTTTCgaccaatttttcttttttagctaATTCTTCAGATTTTTACCGGAAGAAGGAAATAGCTCGTATTCCGAGCATATAAGTCTTGGtatctttcaaaggaaaaacgCAAATCAGACTTGTGTGCGACACTCCATTGTATAGTAGAATCTAATAAATGTTTCTTGATTTGCATAATAGCTTTGTAAGGAAATCTTCTGTCTGCAGAAAAGTTGACTTTGTTCGTTTTCACGCAAATTAAGAATAAACAATACAAGAAAGCactaaaaaagttattttatggAAAAGGCAATTATTTTAAGAACATTACTTCTAAGTCTTTGATCTCTGATGGTATACAACTGTGTCCAAAAAAATAAGTGCAGCTGTTTtacttattcatttttattttttattgttgttatttattttggtgAAGTAATCCTCGATCATTCAATAACTTACATCTGGGAACTGATCATGATGaacttttttaattaaaagaaaatttgaaaacaaattcattCTCTCAAGCTGTGTGAAGATTTTTTCTATTAACAGGCAACCTTGAATAAAGTCGCAAAAAGAATTGACGT is a genomic window containing:
- the LOC140948223 gene encoding glycerate kinase-like — its product is MALCTVTRNIKFQGRALSTLWRARWFGNSSFNKEVQLYLRSDAHTIYKAALSAVSPQEMVKNNLKFHQGVLSIEEREYAIDKNISVVAFGKAVLGMAKAVEDILGDHISQGVASIPLGLPDAIKASRNRELIDSTILSKNSPITAIEGARNNLPDEKAQYAAGRIKEVAESVRGDDVLLVLISGGGSALLPYPVPGITLEEKLQTIKAVASSGGTIQELNTVRKNLSDLKGGKLAKAAYPAKVVTLILSDVIGDPLDIIASGPTVPNYSTPANCLEIFRKLNAEKKIPDVVIQYLQQAEKDQQKRGQVDPVNFPHVQNVLVGSNRFAVNAAVKKAESIGYAPVVVSTELSGEARDVGHMYSDLAYFAWNGSLPELSPVTKDVLTDDLFNKIIIARNAKKPVCIIGAGETTVTLKGKGTGGRSQEMALAVAIDINENFNQFPLGKNPGGLVLLSAGTDGQDGPTPAAGAVAGPFQVLDAMNEGLNPKEFLRNNDSFTFYSSFQNGRDHVVTGLTGTNVMDIQVLLVSPSF